The following coding sequences lie in one Zingiber officinale cultivar Zhangliang chromosome 2B, Zo_v1.1, whole genome shotgun sequence genomic window:
- the LOC122047982 gene encoding DNA-binding protein HEXBP-like, with protein MATKGSRGDDDVTVLSAEEACEAPASVGSVKRRKLASSSDVSNAGGLAAEEGSHKVALCPQPGKGPCSRCGLGGHRAGDCDARLEEEVGGGSAPVITEDGNVPDLACPCGSGKCLVLTSNTAKNPGRKFYSCPLAPNNGGCYFFKWCDQPNPGLAPCQKVSNKYSTPVFKGKSCDLFKWLCDRAAQHSLTVIDQETSKELSKNMSTRQSNERDNSRCYRCGEEGHWHRDCPNRLPSSSDSSENTTGKPPASTSSNSCFRCGEDGHWARDCPKKLSSSSTDASVGTGKKSSGSNKCFKCCKLGHWARECPNLQKG; from the exons ATGGCGACGAAAGGTAGCAGAGGCGACGACGATGTCACCGTCCTTTCGGCAGAGGAGGCTTGTGAGGCCCCGGCCTCCGTTGGGAGCGTCAAGCGCCGGAAGCTTGCCTCTTCCTCCGACGTTTCTAACGCTGGCGGCCTGGCCGCCGAGGAGGGATCACACAAGGTCGCGCTTTGCCCCCAGCCCGGTAAAGGTCCTTGCTCCAGGTGCGGCCTGGGAGGGCACCGAGCCGGTGATTGCGATGCCAGGCTCGAAGAGGAGGTGGGAGGAGGATCGGCTCCCGTGATCACAGAGGACGGCAACGTGCCAGACTTGGCGTGCCCTTGTGGATCTGGGAAATGTTTGGTTCTCACTTCGAACACGGCTAAGAACCCTGGCCGGAAGTTCTATTCTTGTCCTCTAGCACCG AATAATGGTGGCTGCTACTTCTTCAAGTGGTGCGATCAACCAAACCCGGGACTAGCCCCTTGTCAAAAGGTCTCGAACAAGTATTCTACGCCAGTATTTAAG GGAAAGAGTTGTGATCTCTTCAAATGGCTCTGTGATCGGGCAGCTCAACATTCTCTTACTGTTATAGATCAAGAGACTAGCAAGGAGCTTAGCAAGAACATGAGCACCCGACAGTCTAACGAGAGAGACAACTCACGTTGCTATAGGTGTGGAGAGGAAGGTCACTGGCACCGGGATTGCCCCAACCGCTTGCCATCTTCATCTGATTCCTCTGAAAACACAACTGGAAAGCCTCCTGCTTCCACTTCCTCAAATTCATGCTTTAGATGCGGAGAAGACGGCCACTGGGCCAGGGATTGCCCTAAGAAGCTGTCTTCCTCATCGACTGATGCCTCTGTTGGAACAGGAAAAAAGTCTTCTGGCTCGAACAAGTGCTTCAAGTGCTGCAAGCTCGGCCATTGGGCTCGAGAATGCCCCAACTTACAAAAAGGATAA
- the LOC122047983 gene encoding outer envelope protein 39, chloroplastic-like isoform X2 — protein sequence MGAQKSIQAGKAKIDFNVDLTQKLCGAILLPHIRYSRNPLSQVVARFSLKHPNLFGRNEKLDILCDKGLDDSNILIAFRRPKPDWFCPQSFTFQHSVGPEIAVHGLPVDLFSRSGSGGVNLCRFSAGVDFNEPSTSHWSSTTSIKFEHVRPLNNEGRSINMDLDGFPITSSGRSCDNMVVLKQESQYAVANDNNFTRLNFQMEQGLPLLSKWLIFNRFKFIASKGFKLGPTFLVTSLTGGSIVGDMAPYQAFAIGGIDSVRGYGEGAVGSGRSCLVANDQGIGRCRLHGFWN from the exons ATGGGCGCGCAGAAGAGCATTCAGGCCGGTAAAG CTAAGATTGATTTCAATGTGGATCTCACCCAGAAGCTTTGTGGAGCCATCTTGTTGCCACACATAAG gTATTCTAGAAACCCACTTTCACAGGTTGTCGCGAG GTTTTCATTGAAGCACCCGAACCTCTTCGGAAGAAATGAAAAGTTGGATATATTGTGCGACAAAGGCCTTGACGATTCAAATATTCTCATTGCATTCAGGCGCCCAAAGCCTGATTGGTTTTGTCCGCAGTCATTTACCTTTCAG CATTCAGTGGGTCCCGAGATTGCAGTTCATGGGTTGCCTGTTGATCTTTTCTCTCGTTCAGGGAGTGGTGGTGTCAATCTTTGCCGCTTCTCAGCAGGTGTTGATTTCAATGAGCCTTCTACTTCCCATTGGAGCAGCACCACAAGCATCAAATTTGAG CATGTTCGTCCTCTCAATAATGAGGGTCGCTCCATAAACATGGATCTTGATGGTTTTCCCATAACTTCCAG TGGCAGGTCTTGCGATAATATGGTAGTTTTGAAGCAAGAATCACAGTATGCAGTTGCTAACGACAATAATTTTACAAGA TTAAATTTTCAAATGGAACAAGGACTGCCTCTTTTGTCCAAATGGCTCATTTTCAATCGATTCAAGTTTATTGCATCCAAAGGATTTAAATTGGGGCCTACTTTTTTGGTCACAAG TCTGACAGGTGGTTCCATTGTAGGGGACATGGCACCATATCAAGCATTTGCTATTGGTGGCATTGATAGTGTCCGAGGTTACGGTGAGGGTGCAGTTGGCTCAGGAAGGTCGTGTCTGGTTGCTAATG ACCAAGGAATTGGAAGGTGCCGTCTTCATGGATTTTGGAACTGA
- the LOC122047983 gene encoding outer envelope protein 39, chloroplastic-like isoform X1: protein MGAQKSIQAGKAKIDFNVDLTQKLCGAILLPHIRYSRNPLSQVVARFSLKHPNLFGRNEKLDILCDKGLDDSNILIAFRRPKPDWFCPQSFTFQHSVGPEIAVHGLPVDLFSRSGSGGVNLCRFSAGVDFNEPSTSHWSSTTSIKFEHVRPLNNEGRSINMDLDGFPITSSGRSCDNMVVLKQESQYAVANDNNFTRLNFQMEQGLPLLSKWLIFNRFKFIASKGFKLGPTFLVTSLTGGSIVGDMAPYQAFAIGGIDSVRGYGEGAVGSGRSCLVANGEFTIPMTKELEGAVFMDFGTDLGSACHVPGNPSLRQGKPGSGLGLGYGIRFNSHFGQFRVDYAVNAFQQKTAYFGINNVGS, encoded by the exons ATGGGCGCGCAGAAGAGCATTCAGGCCGGTAAAG CTAAGATTGATTTCAATGTGGATCTCACCCAGAAGCTTTGTGGAGCCATCTTGTTGCCACACATAAG gTATTCTAGAAACCCACTTTCACAGGTTGTCGCGAG GTTTTCATTGAAGCACCCGAACCTCTTCGGAAGAAATGAAAAGTTGGATATATTGTGCGACAAAGGCCTTGACGATTCAAATATTCTCATTGCATTCAGGCGCCCAAAGCCTGATTGGTTTTGTCCGCAGTCATTTACCTTTCAG CATTCAGTGGGTCCCGAGATTGCAGTTCATGGGTTGCCTGTTGATCTTTTCTCTCGTTCAGGGAGTGGTGGTGTCAATCTTTGCCGCTTCTCAGCAGGTGTTGATTTCAATGAGCCTTCTACTTCCCATTGGAGCAGCACCACAAGCATCAAATTTGAG CATGTTCGTCCTCTCAATAATGAGGGTCGCTCCATAAACATGGATCTTGATGGTTTTCCCATAACTTCCAG TGGCAGGTCTTGCGATAATATGGTAGTTTTGAAGCAAGAATCACAGTATGCAGTTGCTAACGACAATAATTTTACAAGA TTAAATTTTCAAATGGAACAAGGACTGCCTCTTTTGTCCAAATGGCTCATTTTCAATCGATTCAAGTTTATTGCATCCAAAGGATTTAAATTGGGGCCTACTTTTTTGGTCACAAG TCTGACAGGTGGTTCCATTGTAGGGGACATGGCACCATATCAAGCATTTGCTATTGGTGGCATTGATAGTGTCCGAGGTTACGGTGAGGGTGCAGTTGGCTCAGGAAGGTCGTGTCTGGTTGCTAATGGTGAATTTACAATTCCTATG ACCAAGGAATTGGAAGGTGCCGTCTTCATGGATTTTGGAACTGACTTGGGGTCTGCTTGTCATGTCCCAG GTAATCCTTCGCTACGACAAGGAAAACCTGGTTCTGGACTGGGTCTTGGCTATGGCATCCGCTTCAACTCACACTTTGGCCAATTTCGAGTCGATTATGCTGTCAATGCCTTTCAACAGAAGACCGCCTATTTTGGCATCAACAATGTCGGATCCTGA